The region ACGCTAAAAACTATCTCTTCTTTTTCCTGACCCGACTCGCAACTTTTGCTCCAATTTGTGGCACAGGTTGTAATTTCGCACCGTTTCGGGGCGCTCGTTTTATTTAAGCCTGTCTACACTCAGCATTAAGCGTTCACTCGTCTCTTATTTTGTCGAACGCAAAACTGGCATTACGTTTGCTTTATAAACGTTGGCCAAAGCCACAGACAGGTAAAGCGTTTAAAAACGCCTCTATAACGATAAATTACGCCACACAGGATGCATTATGAAAAAGACGATGATAGCCAGCCTGGCCGCTGCAGGCATGTTGTTTGCCGTAGCCGGTCAAGCCCATGCGGGAACGACACTGGATGCCGTTAAAAAGAAAGGTTTTGTTCAATGTGGTATCAGTGACGGTTTGCCTGGCTTCTCTTATGCCGATGCGAACGGCAAATTTACCGGTATTGATGTGGACGTCTGCCGTGGCGTTGCAGCCGCCGTTTTTGGCGATGACAGCAAAGTGAAATACACCCCGCTGACGGCGAAAGAACGCTTTACGGCGCTGCAGTCCGGCGAGGTCGACATGCTCTCCCGTAACACCACCTGGACCTCCTCCCGTGATGCAGGCATGGGGATGTCATTTACGGGCGTAACCTATTATGACGGCATCGGCTTCCTGACCCACAATAAAGCCGGCCTGAAAAGCGCTAAGGAACTGGATGGCGCCACCGTTTGTATCCAGGCGGGCACCGATACCGAGCTGAACGTGGCGGATTATTTCAAAGCAAACAACATGAAATACACCCCGGTGACATTCGACCGCTCGGATGAATCGGCCAAAGCGCTGGAATCCGGCCGTTGCGACACGCTGGCCTCTGACCAGTCACAGCTGTATGCCTTACGCATTAAGCTGAGCAATCCGGCAGAGTGGATTGTCCTGCCTGAAGTCATTTCCAAAGAGCCTCTCGGCCCCGTCGTTCGTCGCGGCGATGAAGACTGGTTCTCTATCGTTCGCTGGACGCTGTTTGCCATGCTGAACGCAGAAGAGATGGGCATCAACTCTAAAAACGTTGATGAGAAAGCCGCTAAGCCATCCAACCCGGATATGGCGCACCTGCTCGGTAAAGAAGGTGATTTCGGCAAGGATCTGAAGCTGGATAACAAGTGGGCTTACAACATCATCAAACAGGTGGGCAACTACTCTGAGATCTTTGAGCGCAACGTGGGATCGGAAAGCCCGCTGAAGATCAAACGCGGCCAGAACAATCTCTGGAACAACGGCGGTATTCAGTACGCACCACCAGTACGTTAAGTCATAGCTGTAACGGGCACTGCTCCGGCAGTGCCCACTCCAGAGTCATGGTTACTGAGGTTTCTTTATGTCCCATCGCCGCTCAGCCGTAAAAGGATCGCTATCCTTTTCTCATCCCGCGGTCCGCGCCTGGCTATTCCAGATTATTGCTATTGTTGCGGTTGTTCTCATCGCCGTGTATCTCATCCATAATACAATCACCAACCTGAATAACCGTGGCATTACCTCCGGTTTCGCGTTTTTAGACCGCAGCGCGGGGTTTGGTATTGTTCAGCACCTTATTGATTATCAGGAAGGTGATACGTACGGACGCGTGTTCGTGGTCGGTTTACTGAATACGCTGTTGGTATCGGCGCTTTGTATCGTTTTCGCGTCGGTACTGGGCTTCTTTATTGGCCTGGCGCGTCTTTCTGAAAACTGGCTCCTGCGGAAACTGTCGACCGTTTATATCGAGACGTTCCGCAATATCCCCCCGCTCCTGCAGATCTTCTTTTGGTATTTCGCCGTACTGCGTAACCTTCCCGGTCCCCGCCAGGCCGTCGACGCGTTTGAGCTGTTTTTCCTGAGTAACCGTGGATTGTCCATTCCTTCTCCTCAGCCGGGTGAAGGACTGTACGCTTTTATCGGCGCGATTGTGATAGCGCTTGCGCTCTCTGCGGGGGTATTCCGTTTTAACCGCAAGCATCAGATCAAAACCGGTCAGCTTCGCAGAACCTGGCCCACGGCAGCTGTCCTGATCGTTAGCCTGCCGCTAATTGCACACTGGCTGTTTGGGGCCGCTTTGCACTGGGATATTCCACATCTGCGGGGCTTTAACTTTCAGGGCGGGATGGTATTAATTCCCGAGCTGGCAGCCCTGACGCTGGCGCTGTCGATTTATACGTCCGCGTTTATCGCAGAGATTATCCGTGCAGGGATCCAGGCAGTTCCTTATGGGCAGCACGAGGCGGCGCGCTCGCTGGGATTACCCCACACCGTGACGCTTCGCCAGGTCATTATTCCGCAGGCTTTACGGGTCATCATTCCCCCCCTGACCAGCCAGTATCTCAATATTGTCAAAAACTCGTCTCTGGCCGCTGCCATTGGTTACCCGGATATGGTGTCACTATTCGCCGGAACCGTGCTTAACCAGACCGGACAAGCCATTGAAACCATCGCCATCACGATGTCTGTCTATCTGATCATCAGCCTGGTAATTTCACTGCTGATGAACCTCTATAACCGTCGTATAGCACTGGTCGAGCGCTAAGGATTTATGATGACAAAAGCGATACTGTCGCACTCCTCGCGCCCTGCCAACTCGACAGGTGGACGTTTCATTCTCTGGGCGCGCAAGAATCTGTTCTCCAGCTGGAGTAACAGCCTGCTGACGATTGTCTGCCTGTGGCTCATGTGGGAGTTGATTCCTCCCCTGCTGAACTGGGCGTTTTTACAGGCCAACTGGGTCGGTTCAACCCGGGCAGACTGTACAAAAGCCGGCGCCTGCTGGGTGTTTATCCATGAACGCTTCGGTCAGTTCATGTATGGGTTGTATCCGCATGAACAGCGCTGGCGGATTAATCTGGCGCTGGTTATCGGTCTGCTCTCTGTCGCAGTCATGTTCTGGAAAAAGCTGCCTCACCGTGGACGCTATATTGCCGTCTGGGCGGTGGTTTATCCGATTATTGTCTGGGTGCTGCTGTATGGCGGTTTTCTGGGGCTGGAACGCGTTGAAACACGCCAGTGGGGCGGGCTGACGCTGACGTTGATTATCGCATCAGTGGGGATAGCCGGTGCTCTGCCGTGGGGGATTCTACTTGCTCTGGGACGGCGTTCAAAAATGCCGATCGTCCGCGTGCTCTCCGTTATCTTTATTGAGTTCTGGCGCGGCGTACCGCTTATCACCGTCCTGTTTATGTCGTCGGTCATGCTGCCGCTGTTTATGGCAGAGGGAACAACCATCGACAAGCTGATCCGTGCCCTGGTGGGGGTGATTCTCTTCCAGTCCGCCTATGTCGCTGAAGTTGTGCGAGGTGGTTTGCAGGCGTTGCCTAAAGGCCAGTACGAAGCGGCGGAATCACTGGCTCTCGGTTACTGGAAAACGCAGGGACTGGTCATTCTTCCACAAGCACTCAAGCTGGTCATTCCGGGTCTGGTCAACACGATCATTGCCCTCTTCAAGGATACAAGCCTGGTGATCATCATCGGATTGTTCGATCTCTTTAGCAGCGTGCAACAGGCAACCGTTGACCCTGTCTGGCTGGGTATGTCCACCGAAGGATATGTCTTTGCTGCCCTGATCTACTGGATCTTTTGTTTTAGCATGTCGCGCTACAGCCAGCATCTGGAAAAGCGCTTTAACACCGGGCGTACACCGCACTGAGGAAATTATGAGCCAAATAACTATGACACCCGCCGACGCGATGATTACGCTGGAAAATGTGAATAAATGGTACGGACAATTTCATGTCCTGAGGGACATTAATCTTAAGGTAAAGCAGGGAGAACGCATCGTCCTTTGCGGCCCTTCGGGCTCCGGAAAATCCACAACCATTCGCTGTATTAATCATCTTGAAGAACATCAGCAAGGACGCATTGTGGTTGATGGTATCGAGCTGAATGAAGATATCCGCAATATCGAACGCGTACGTCAGGAAGTAGGAATGGTATTTCAACACTTTAATCTGTTTCCGCACCTGACCGTTCTGCAGAACTGTACGCTTGCGCCGATTTGGGTACGAAAGATGCCGAAAAAGGAAGCGGAGGCATTGGCAATGCACTACCTGGAGCGTGTACGTATCGCAGAGCATGCCAATAAATTCCCTGGCCAGATATCGGGTGGCCAACAGCAGCGTGTGGCTATCGCCCGTTCGCTGTGTATGAAACCGAAAATTATGCTGTTTGATGAACCAACATCTGCCCTCGATCCTGAAATGGTGAAGGAGGTTCTGGACACCATGATTGGGTTGGCACAATCCGGCATGACCATGTTGTGTGTGACGCATGAGATGGGGTTTGCGCGAACCGTGGCCGACCGGGTGATCTTTATGGACCGCGGGGAGATTGTTGAGCAAGCTCCGCCGGATGAGTTCTTTGCGCATCCGAAGTCAGAACGTACGCGAGCATTCCTGTCGCAGGTGATTCATTAGTTGTTTGCTCTGCCGGGTGGCGGCTTCGCCTTACCCGGCCTACCGTTTTTTCGGCGCATAAACGCAAAAAGGCCATCCTTTCGGATGGCCTTTTCACTTATTTGATGTCTGGCAGTTCCCTACTCTCACATGGGGAGACCCCACACTACCATCGGCGCTACGGCGTTTCACTTCTGAGTTCGGCATGGGGTCAGGTGGGACCACCGCGCTAAAGCCGCCAGACAAATTCTTTTACTTCTTGCCGAACTTTAACCTAAGTATAAAGTGGTGCTGATACCCAGAGTCGAACTGGGGACCTCACCCTTACCAAGGGTGCGCTCTACCAACTGAGCCATATCAGCACGCTAAATTTGATGCCTGGCAGTTCCCTACTCTCGCATGGGGAGACCCCACACTACCATCGGCGCTACGGCGTTTCACTTCTGAGTTCGGCATGGGGTCAGGTGGGACCACCGCGCTAAAGCCGCCAGGCAAATTCTGTTAATCTGTATCAGGCTGAAAATCGTGTCTGTCTCTTCGCCGAAACAGCTTCGGCGTTGTAAGGTTAAGCCTCACGGTTCATTAGTATCGGTTAGCTCAACGCATCGCTGCGCTTACACACCCGACCTATCAACGTCGTCGTCTTCAACGTTCCTTCAGGACCCTTAAAGGGTCAGGGAGAACTCATCTCGGGGCAAGTTTCGTGCTTAGATGCTTTCAGCACTTATCTTTTCCGCATTTAGCTACCGGGCAGTGCCATTGGCATGACAACCCGAACACCAGTGATGCGTCCACTCCGGTCCTCTCGTACTAGGAGCAGCCCCCCTCAATTCTCCAGCGCCCACGGCAGATAGGGACCGAACTGTCTCACGACGTTCTAAACCCAGCTCGCGTACCACTTTAAATGGCGAACAGCCATACCCTTGGGACCTACTTCAGCCCCAGGATGTGATGAGCCGACATCGAGGTGCCAAACACCGCCGTCGATATGAACTCTTGGGCGGTATCAGCCTGTTATCCCCGGAGTACCTTTTATCCGTTGAGCGATGGCCCTTCCATTCAGAACCACCGGATCACTATGACCTGCTTTCGCACCTGCTCGAGCCGTCACTCTCGCAGTCAAGCTAGCTTATGCCATTGCACTAACCTCCTGATGTCCGACCAGGATTAGCTAACCTTCGTGCTCCTCCGTTACTCTTTGGGAGGAGACCGCCCCAGTCAAACTACCCACCAGACACTGTCCGCAACCCGGATTACGGGTCTACGTTAGAACACCAGCCATTAAAGGGTGGTATTTCAAGGACGGCTCCACGCAGACTGGCGTCCACGCTTCAAAGCCTCCCACCTATCCTACACATCAAGGACCAGTGTTCAGTGTCAAGCTATAGTAAAGGTTCACGGGGTCTTTCCGTCTTGCCGCGGGTACACTGCATCTTCACAGCGAGTTCAATTTCACTGAGTCTCGGGTGGAGACAGCCTGGCCATCATTACGCCATTCGTGCAGGTCGGAACTTACCCGACAAGGAATTTCGCTACCTTAGGACCGTTATAGTTACGGCCGCCGTTTACCGGGGCTTCGATCAAGAGCTTCGCGTTGCCGCTAACCCCATCAATTAACCTTCCGGCACCGGGCAGGCGTCACACCGTATACGTCCACTTTCGTGTTTGCACAGTGCTGTGTTTTTAATAAACAGTTGCAGCCAGCTGGTATCTTCGACTGATTTCAGCTCCACCCGCAGGGGCTTCACCTACATATCAGCGTGCCTTCTCCCGAAGTTACGGCACCATTTTGCCTAGTTCCTTCACCCGAGTTCTCTCAAGCGCCTTGGTATTCTCTACCTGACCACCTGTGTCGGTTTGGGGTACGATTTCGTGTTACCTGATGCTTAGAGGCTTTTCCTGGAAGCAGGGCATTTGTTACTTCAGCACCGTAGTGCCTCGTCATCACACCTCAGCGTTAAAAGGTACCGGATTTACCTGGAACCTCCGCCTACATGCTTAAACCGGGACAACCGTCGCCCGGCTAACATAGCCTTCTCCGTCCCCCCTTCGCAGTAACACCAAGTACAGGAATATTAACCTGTTTCCCATCGACTACGCCTTTCGGCCTCGCCTTAGGGGTCGACTCACCCTGCCCCGATTAACGTTGGACAGGAACCCTTGGTCTTCCGGCGAGCGGGCTTTTCACCCGCTTTATCGTTACTTATGTCAGCATTCGCACTTCTGATACCTCCAGCATGCCTCACAGCACACCTTCAACGGCTTACAGAACGCTCCCCTACCCAACAACGCATAAGCGTCGCTGCCGCAGCTTCGGTGCATGGTTTAGCCCCGTTACATCTTCCGCGCAGGCCGACTCGACCAGTGAGCTATTACGCTTTCTTTAAATGATGGCTGCTTCTAAGCCAACATCCTGGCTGTCTGTGCCTTCCCACATCGTTTCCCACTTAACCATGACTTTGGGACCTTAGCTGGCGGTCTGGGTTGTTTCCCTCTTCACGACGGACGTTAGCACCCGCCGTGTGTCTCCCGTGATAACATTCTTCGGTATTCGTAGTTTGCATCGGGTTGGTAAGCCGGGATGGCCCCCTAGCCGAAACAGTGCTCTACCCCCGAAGATGAGTTCACGAGGCGCTACCTAAATAGCTTTCGGGGAGAACCAGCTATCTCCCGGTTTGATTGGCCTTTCACCCCCAGCCACAAGTCATCCGCTAATTTTTCAACATTAGTCGGTTCGGTCCTCCAGTTAGTGTTACCCAACCTTCAACCTGCCCATGGCTAGATCACCGGGTTTCGGGTCTATACCCTGCAACTTAACGCCCAGTTAAGACTCGGTTTCCCTTCGGCTCCCCTATACGGTTAACCTTGCTACAGAATATAAGTCGCTGACCCATTATACAAAAGGTACGCAGTCACACCACGAAGGTGCTCCCACTGCTTGTACGTACACGGTTTCAGGTTCTTTTTCACTCCCCTCGCCGGGGTTCTTTTCGCCTTTCCCTCACGGTACTGGTTCACTATCGGTCAGTCAGGAGTATTTAGCCTTGGAGGATGGTCCCCCCATATTCAGACAGGATACCACGTGTCCCGCCCTACTCTTCGAGTTCACAGCCTGTGTGCTTTCGTGTACGGGACTGTCACCCTGTACCGTGCGACTTTCCAGACGCTTCCACTAACACACAAGCTGATTCAGACTCTGGGCTGCTCCCCGTTCGCTCGCCGCTACTGGGGGAATCTCGGTTGATTTCTTTTCCTCGGGGTACTTAGATGTTTCAGTTCCCCCGGTTCGCCTCGTTAACCTATGTATTCAGTTAACGATAGTGCAACGAATTGCACTGGGTTTCCCCATTCGGACATCGCCGGGTCAAAGGTTCATATCACCTCGCCGGCGCTTTTCGCAGATTAGCACGTCCTTCATCGCCTCTGACTGCCAGGGCATCCACCGTGTACGCTTAGTCGCTTAACCTCACAACCCGAAGATGTTTCACTTCTGATTGCGAAAATTTGAGAGACTCGAACACACCATTTAAGATGTGTCGTTTCAATTTTCAGCTTGATCCAGATTTTTAAAGAGCAAAACTTCTTAATGCACTCAAAAGTACATTCAGAAGTTCATCATTCATCAGACAATCTGTGTGAGCACTGCAAAGGCAGGTTCTTTAAGGTAAGGAGGTGATCCAACCGCAGGTTCCCCTACGGTTACCTTGTTACGACTTCACCCCAGTCATGAATCACAAAGTGGTAAGCGCCCTCCCGAAGGTTAAGCTACCTACTTCTTTTGCAACCCACTCCCATGGTGTGACGGGCGGTGTGTACAAGGCCCGGGAACGTATTCACCGTAGCATTCTGATCTACGATTACTAGCGATTCCGACTTCATGGAGTCGAGTTGCAGACTCCAATCCGGACTACGACGCACTTTATGAGGTCCGCTTGCTCTCGCGAGGTCGCTTCTCTTTGTATGCGCCATTGTAGCACGTGTGTAGCCCTACTCGTAAGGGCCATGATGACTTGACGTCATCCCCACCTTCCTCCAGTTTATCACTGGCAGTCTCCTTTGAGTTCCCGGCCTAACCGCTGGCAACAAAGGATAAGGGTTGCGCTCGTTGCGGGACTTAACCCAACATTTCACAACACGAGCTGACGACAGCCATGCAGCACCTGTCTCAGAGTTCCCGAAGGCACCAAAGCATCTCTGCTAAGTTCTCTGGATGTCAAGAGTAGGTAAGGTTCTTCGCGTTGCATCGAATTAAACCACATGCTCCACCGCTTGTGCGGGCCCCCGTCAATTCATTTGAGTTTTAACCTTGCGGCCGTACTCCCCAGGCGGTCGACTTAACGCGTTAGCTCCGGAAGCCACGCCTCAAGGGCACAACCTCCAAGTCGACATCGTTTACGGCGTGGACTACCAGGGTATCTAATCCTGTTTGCTCCCCACGCTTTCGCACCTGAGCGTCAGTCTTTGTCCAGGGGGCCGCCTTCGCCACCGGTATTCCTCCAGATCTCTACGCATTTCACCGCTACACCTGGAATTCTACCCCCCTCTACAAGACTCTAGCCTGCCAGTTTCGAATGCAGTTCCCAGGTTGAGCCCGGGGATTTCACATCCGACTTGACAGACCGCCTGCGTGCGCTTTACGCCCAGTAATTCCGATTAACGCTTGCACCCTCCGTATTACCGCGGCTGCTGGCACGGAGTTAGCCGGTGCTTCTTCTGCGGGTAACGTCAATTGCTGAGGTTATTAACCTCAGCACCTTCCTCCCCGCTGAAAGTACTTTACAACCCGAAGGCCTTCTTCATACACGCGGCATGGCTGCATCAGGCTTGCGCCCATTGTGCAATATTCCCCACTGCTGCCTCCCGTAGGAGTCTGGACCGTGTCTCAGTTCCAGTGTGGCTGGTCATCCTCTCAGACCAGCTAGGGATCGTCGCCTAGGTGAGCCATTACCCCACCTACTAGCTAATCCCATCTGGGCACATCTGATGGCAAGAGGCCCGAAGGTCCCCCTCTTTGGTCTTGCGACGTTATGCGGTATTAGCTACCGTTTCCAGTAGTTATCCCCCTCCATCAGGCAGTTTCCCAGACATTACTCACCCGTCCGCCGCTCGCCGGCAAAGTAGCAAGCTACTTTCCGCTGCCGCTCGACTTGCATGTGTTAGGCCTGCCGCCAGCGTTCAATCTGAGCCATGATCAAACTCTTCAATTTAAGTTTGATGCTCGTGAATTAAACTTCGTAATGAATTACGTATGTTCACTCAGAGACTTGGTATTCATTTTTCGTCTTGCGACGTTAAGAATCCATGTCACTTTGAGTGCCCACACAGATTGTCTGATAAATTGTTAAAGAGCAGTTGCAACGCGGCTTTCGCTCACCGTTGCGAGGTGGCGTATATTACGCTTTCCTTTTTCAGAGTCAACCCGTTATTTCAGGATTTTTTCTCTTCAACCGAACCGCTTGTTGTGTGAAGTGATTCACATCCGCCGTGTCGATGGAGGCGCATTATAGGGATCCCATTTTTTAGCACAAGTATTTTTTAGATCTTTTTTTCCGACTGCTGATTTTCCGCGCTTTTCGCTGAAATCCCGCCCGATCTGCTTAAATATTGACGTATTTTGCCTTGCCGCGATCCATTAATATGATCAAAGTCTTCTGTATAGCGCTCATTGTTAGAGGTAGATATGCCCGCAGTATTACGTCCTTATAAAGATCTGTTCCCCCAAAAAGGCGATCGCGTGATGATCGATGCCAGCAGCGTGGTGATTGGCGATGTCCGAATGGCCGATGATGTCAGCATCTGGCCGCTCGTCGCCATCAGGGGAGATGTTAACTATGTGTCAATTGGCGCCCGTACCAATATTCAGGACGGCAGCGTTCTGCATGTCACGCACAAATCCTCCTATAACCCGGACGGTAATCCCCTCATCATTGGAGAAGAGGTTACCGTCGGCCATAAAGTGATGCTTCACGGCTGCACTATCGGGAATCGCGTACTTGTTGGCATGGGGTCGATTTTGCTGGATGGCGTCATAGTAGAAGATGAAGTAATGATTGGTGCCGGTAGCCTGGTCCCGCAGAACAAACGGCTGGAGAGTGGCTATCTCTACTTGGGAAGCCCGGTAAAACAGATCCGCCCCCTGAAGGAGGCAGAGATCGAAGGGTTAAAATACTCGGCGAACAACTATGTTAAATGGAAGAATGACTATTTGGATCAGGACAGCCAAACCCAGCCTTGATCGTCTTCCTGCTGTTCGCGGATTAAATCGCTGGCTTCCTCTTCCAGATCCCAGCGATTTTCGCAAAATATCGCTATCGGGTCTGAGCCGCCAAAACGACGCAACAGCGTTTCCCCATGAATGGCACAGGTAAGTTGCATCCCCTGCACCAGCACCGGAAAACAGACCGCTTGTTTACTCTCATCCCAGCTCTCTCTGTCCGGGAAATGAATAGCCTGGTTCACGCCGAAAGCTCCTGCTTTAACTTTTCAATGACAGGTTCGACCACAGGCAACACGCCATGCCAGAGCAGCACCGCATGCGCGGCCTGACCCACCAGCATTCCCAGCCCATCGGCTAACTGTTTCGCGCCGTGTTGTTCGCACCAGTTAAGGAAAGGCGTCTTCCCTTTCTGATAAAACATGTCATAGAAGTACATATGCGCGCTGACCAGAGAAGCGGGAATTGCCGGGATCTCGCCATTAATGCCGCTGGACGTGGCGTTGATGACAAGATCGAACTCACGATCGGCGAGATCGTCAAGCGCTACCGCGCTCACGCTGCCGGTATGGGCAAACAACGCCGCCAGCGCTTCTGCGCGGGGAAAGGTTC is a window of Enterobacter cloacae complex sp. ECNIH7 DNA encoding:
- a CDS encoding amino acid ABC transporter substrate-binding protein, yielding MKKTMIASLAAAGMLFAVAGQAHAGTTLDAVKKKGFVQCGISDGLPGFSYADANGKFTGIDVDVCRGVAAAVFGDDSKVKYTPLTAKERFTALQSGEVDMLSRNTTWTSSRDAGMGMSFTGVTYYDGIGFLTHNKAGLKSAKELDGATVCIQAGTDTELNVADYFKANNMKYTPVTFDRSDESAKALESGRCDTLASDQSQLYALRIKLSNPAEWIVLPEVISKEPLGPVVRRGDEDWFSIVRWTLFAMLNAEEMGINSKNVDEKAAKPSNPDMAHLLGKEGDFGKDLKLDNKWAYNIIKQVGNYSEIFERNVGSESPLKIKRGQNNLWNNGGIQYAPPVR
- a CDS encoding amino acid ABC transporter permease, encoding MSHRRSAVKGSLSFSHPAVRAWLFQIIAIVAVVLIAVYLIHNTITNLNNRGITSGFAFLDRSAGFGIVQHLIDYQEGDTYGRVFVVGLLNTLLVSALCIVFASVLGFFIGLARLSENWLLRKLSTVYIETFRNIPPLLQIFFWYFAVLRNLPGPRQAVDAFELFFLSNRGLSIPSPQPGEGLYAFIGAIVIALALSAGVFRFNRKHQIKTGQLRRTWPTAAVLIVSLPLIAHWLFGAALHWDIPHLRGFNFQGGMVLIPELAALTLALSIYTSAFIAEIIRAGIQAVPYGQHEAARSLGLPHTVTLRQVIIPQALRVIIPPLTSQYLNIVKNSSLAAAIGYPDMVSLFAGTVLNQTGQAIETIAITMSVYLIISLVISLLMNLYNRRIALVER
- a CDS encoding amino acid ABC transporter permease, translated to MTKAILSHSSRPANSTGGRFILWARKNLFSSWSNSLLTIVCLWLMWELIPPLLNWAFLQANWVGSTRADCTKAGACWVFIHERFGQFMYGLYPHEQRWRINLALVIGLLSVAVMFWKKLPHRGRYIAVWAVVYPIIVWVLLYGGFLGLERVETRQWGGLTLTLIIASVGIAGALPWGILLALGRRSKMPIVRVLSVIFIEFWRGVPLITVLFMSSVMLPLFMAEGTTIDKLIRALVGVILFQSAYVAEVVRGGLQALPKGQYEAAESLALGYWKTQGLVILPQALKLVIPGLVNTIIALFKDTSLVIIIGLFDLFSSVQQATVDPVWLGMSTEGYVFAALIYWIFCFSMSRYSQHLEKRFNTGRTPH
- a CDS encoding amino acid ABC transporter ATP-binding protein, producing the protein MSQITMTPADAMITLENVNKWYGQFHVLRDINLKVKQGERIVLCGPSGSGKSTTIRCINHLEEHQQGRIVVDGIELNEDIRNIERVRQEVGMVFQHFNLFPHLTVLQNCTLAPIWVRKMPKKEAEALAMHYLERVRIAEHANKFPGQISGGQQQRVAIARSLCMKPKIMLFDEPTSALDPEMVKEVLDTMIGLAQSGMTMLCVTHEMGFARTVADRVIFMDRGEIVEQAPPDEFFAHPKSERTRAFLSQVIH
- a CDS encoding gamma carbonic anhydrase family protein, with translation MPAVLRPYKDLFPQKGDRVMIDASSVVIGDVRMADDVSIWPLVAIRGDVNYVSIGARTNIQDGSVLHVTHKSSYNPDGNPLIIGEEVTVGHKVMLHGCTIGNRVLVGMGSILLDGVIVEDEVMIGAGSLVPQNKRLESGYLYLGSPVKQIRPLKEAEIEGLKYSANNYVKWKNDYLDQDSQTQP
- a CDS encoding DUF1488 domain-containing protein; this encodes MNQAIHFPDRESWDESKQAVCFPVLVQGMQLTCAIHGETLLRRFGGSDPIAIFCENRWDLEEEASDLIREQQEDDQGWVWLS